From a single Streptobacillus ratti genomic region:
- a CDS encoding cation:dicarboxylate symporter family transporter gives TNTHLTIWQELGILGIAMITSKGASGVTGAGFITLAATLSIVPDIPIQSIAILVGIDKFMSECRALTNLIGNGVA, from the coding sequence CACCAACACCCATCTGACGATTTGGCAGGAGCTCGGCATTCTCGGCATCGCCATGATCACCTCGAAGGGCGCGTCCGGCGTCACCGGCGCCGGCTTCATCACGCTCGCCGCGACGCTGTCGATCGTGCCCGATATTCCGATTCAGTCGATCGCCATCCTGGTCGGCATCGACAAGTTCATGAGCGAGTGCCGCGCACTGACCAACCTGATCGGCAACGGCGTCGCC